A window of the Tachysurus fulvidraco isolate hzauxx_2018 chromosome 6, HZAU_PFXX_2.0, whole genome shotgun sequence genome harbors these coding sequences:
- the tmem237a gene encoding transmembrane protein 237A isoform X1, with protein sequence MYFSTSSGHTLICLSVILSLADARLCGISTGLKTILLSSQHSLWHHESKESILNTMGRKQASDVSHMPSEETGEDMSITKPKKKKSKKEINGVKEPHEETEPTAEMEELASCNLSENKDALSPEPQDNPPQKKKKRRKMAHILDMESEQQGLVNGDTQTSPTVRDDVNRKSRRKRKSKITENQHNNSVEVECMDVVTDAHTPTSHRSLFSAPLGHSQSLSKVFVERSRRFHGPDRLDLGQEQVEEFMEVRSMWNTRDVALRVHSGFRIIGLFCHGFLAGYAVWNIIVIYALAGEQLKTLSNLLQQYHSLAYPAQSLLYFLLAISSVSAFDRVNLAKASMALRGFLMLDPAALASFMYFAALILSLSQQMTSDRINQYPIDNESLWPSGFEHQILQPWIVVNLVVALLVGLAWFFISTRPDMDYTEEFLISMELDDYLQYKEKSEIPS encoded by the exons atgtatttCAGCACCTCCTCAGGACACACATTGATCTGTCTCTCAGTAATTCTCTCTTTGGCAGATGCACGTCTGTGTGGAATTAGCACAGGATTAAAGACTATCCTCCTCTCTTCTCAGCACTCTCTCTGGCACCACGAGTCCAAAGAGTCCATTCTGAACACAATGGGGAGAAAACAGGCA AGTGACGTGTCTCACATGCCAAG TGAAGAGACTGGGG AAGACATGTCAATCACCAAacctaaaaagaaaaagtctaaGAAGGAAATCAATGGAGTGAAAGAACCACACG AGGAGACAGAGCCTACTGCTGAAATGGAAGAGCTAGCGAGCTGTAATCTATCAGAAAACAAGGATGCTCTTTCCCCTGAGCCTCAGGACAATCCACctcaaaagaagaagaagagaaggaagaTGGCACATATCCTTG ATATGGAAAGTGAGCAGCAAGGCCTTGTGAATGGAGACACACAAACGTCACCCACAGTTAGAGACGACGTTAATAGGAAATCTAGAAGGAAGAG GAAGTCTAAGATAACAGAAAATCAGCATAATAACAGTGTAGAAGTGGAATGCATGGATGTTGTCACTGACGCACATACTCCTACCTCTCATCGTTCTCTGTTTTCTGCTCCTCTGGGTCACAGCCAGTCTCTCAGCAAAGTGTTTGTTGAGAGAAGCC GTCGGTTTCATGGACCAGATCGGCTGGACCTGGGCCAAGAGCAAGTGGAAGAGTTCATGGAGGTTAGATCCATGTGGAACACACGAGATGTTGCCTTAAGGGTTCACAGTGGCTTCAG GATCATTGGCCTCTTCTGTCATGGATTTCTGGCTGGCTATGCTGTATGGAACATCATTGTTATCTATGCGCTGGCTGGAGAGCAACTGAAAACACTGTCAAACCTGTTACAGCAGTACCACAGCTTAGCATACCCTGCCCAGTCTCTACTGTACTTTCTGCTGGCTATTAGCTCAGTGTCTGCCTTCGACAG GGTGAATCTAGCCAAGGCATCTATGGCTCTGAGAGGGTTCCTCATGCTCGACCCAGCAGCCCTTGCATCATTCA TGTACTTTGCAGCCCTTATTTTGTCTCTGAGTCAGCAGATGACTAGCGACCGCATCAACCAGTACCCCATAGATAATGAGTCACTATG GCCTTCAGGCTTTGAACACCAGATTCTGCAACCCTGGATTGTTGTAAATCTGGTTGTAGCTTTACTGGTTGGCCTGGCCTGGTTTTTCATCTCCACCAGACCTGATATGGACTAcacagaag AATTCTTAATATCAATGGAGTTAGATGACTATCTACAATACAAGGAGAAATCAGAAATTCCCTCCTGA
- the tmem237a gene encoding transmembrane protein 237A isoform X2 has protein sequence MYFSTSSGHTLICLSVILSLADARLCGISTGLKTILLSSQHSLWHHESKESILNTMGRKQASDVSHMPSEETGDMSITKPKKKKSKKEINGVKEPHEETEPTAEMEELASCNLSENKDALSPEPQDNPPQKKKKRRKMAHILDMESEQQGLVNGDTQTSPTVRDDVNRKSRRKRKSKITENQHNNSVEVECMDVVTDAHTPTSHRSLFSAPLGHSQSLSKVFVERSRRFHGPDRLDLGQEQVEEFMEVRSMWNTRDVALRVHSGFRIIGLFCHGFLAGYAVWNIIVIYALAGEQLKTLSNLLQQYHSLAYPAQSLLYFLLAISSVSAFDRVNLAKASMALRGFLMLDPAALASFMYFAALILSLSQQMTSDRINQYPIDNESLWPSGFEHQILQPWIVVNLVVALLVGLAWFFISTRPDMDYTEEFLISMELDDYLQYKEKSEIPS, from the exons atgtatttCAGCACCTCCTCAGGACACACATTGATCTGTCTCTCAGTAATTCTCTCTTTGGCAGATGCACGTCTGTGTGGAATTAGCACAGGATTAAAGACTATCCTCCTCTCTTCTCAGCACTCTCTCTGGCACCACGAGTCCAAAGAGTCCATTCTGAACACAATGGGGAGAAAACAGGCA AGTGACGTGTCTCACATGCCAAG TGAAGAGACTGGGG ACATGTCAATCACCAAacctaaaaagaaaaagtctaaGAAGGAAATCAATGGAGTGAAAGAACCACACG AGGAGACAGAGCCTACTGCTGAAATGGAAGAGCTAGCGAGCTGTAATCTATCAGAAAACAAGGATGCTCTTTCCCCTGAGCCTCAGGACAATCCACctcaaaagaagaagaagagaaggaagaTGGCACATATCCTTG ATATGGAAAGTGAGCAGCAAGGCCTTGTGAATGGAGACACACAAACGTCACCCACAGTTAGAGACGACGTTAATAGGAAATCTAGAAGGAAGAG GAAGTCTAAGATAACAGAAAATCAGCATAATAACAGTGTAGAAGTGGAATGCATGGATGTTGTCACTGACGCACATACTCCTACCTCTCATCGTTCTCTGTTTTCTGCTCCTCTGGGTCACAGCCAGTCTCTCAGCAAAGTGTTTGTTGAGAGAAGCC GTCGGTTTCATGGACCAGATCGGCTGGACCTGGGCCAAGAGCAAGTGGAAGAGTTCATGGAGGTTAGATCCATGTGGAACACACGAGATGTTGCCTTAAGGGTTCACAGTGGCTTCAG GATCATTGGCCTCTTCTGTCATGGATTTCTGGCTGGCTATGCTGTATGGAACATCATTGTTATCTATGCGCTGGCTGGAGAGCAACTGAAAACACTGTCAAACCTGTTACAGCAGTACCACAGCTTAGCATACCCTGCCCAGTCTCTACTGTACTTTCTGCTGGCTATTAGCTCAGTGTCTGCCTTCGACAG GGTGAATCTAGCCAAGGCATCTATGGCTCTGAGAGGGTTCCTCATGCTCGACCCAGCAGCCCTTGCATCATTCA TGTACTTTGCAGCCCTTATTTTGTCTCTGAGTCAGCAGATGACTAGCGACCGCATCAACCAGTACCCCATAGATAATGAGTCACTATG GCCTTCAGGCTTTGAACACCAGATTCTGCAACCCTGGATTGTTGTAAATCTGGTTGTAGCTTTACTGGTTGGCCTGGCCTGGTTTTTCATCTCCACCAGACCTGATATGGACTAcacagaag AATTCTTAATATCAATGGAGTTAGATGACTATCTACAATACAAGGAGAAATCAGAAATTCCCTCCTGA
- the tmem237a gene encoding transmembrane protein 237A isoform X3 yields MSITKPKKKKSKKEINGVKEPHEETEPTAEMEELASCNLSENKDALSPEPQDNPPQKKKKRRKMAHILDMESEQQGLVNGDTQTSPTVRDDVNRKSRRKRKSKITENQHNNSVEVECMDVVTDAHTPTSHRSLFSAPLGHSQSLSKVFVERSRRFHGPDRLDLGQEQVEEFMEVRSMWNTRDVALRVHSGFRIIGLFCHGFLAGYAVWNIIVIYALAGEQLKTLSNLLQQYHSLAYPAQSLLYFLLAISSVSAFDRVNLAKASMALRGFLMLDPAALASFMYFAALILSLSQQMTSDRINQYPIDNESLWPSGFEHQILQPWIVVNLVVALLVGLAWFFISTRPDMDYTEEFLISMELDDYLQYKEKSEIPS; encoded by the exons ATGTCAATCACCAAacctaaaaagaaaaagtctaaGAAGGAAATCAATGGAGTGAAAGAACCACACG AGGAGACAGAGCCTACTGCTGAAATGGAAGAGCTAGCGAGCTGTAATCTATCAGAAAACAAGGATGCTCTTTCCCCTGAGCCTCAGGACAATCCACctcaaaagaagaagaagagaaggaagaTGGCACATATCCTTG ATATGGAAAGTGAGCAGCAAGGCCTTGTGAATGGAGACACACAAACGTCACCCACAGTTAGAGACGACGTTAATAGGAAATCTAGAAGGAAGAG GAAGTCTAAGATAACAGAAAATCAGCATAATAACAGTGTAGAAGTGGAATGCATGGATGTTGTCACTGACGCACATACTCCTACCTCTCATCGTTCTCTGTTTTCTGCTCCTCTGGGTCACAGCCAGTCTCTCAGCAAAGTGTTTGTTGAGAGAAGCC GTCGGTTTCATGGACCAGATCGGCTGGACCTGGGCCAAGAGCAAGTGGAAGAGTTCATGGAGGTTAGATCCATGTGGAACACACGAGATGTTGCCTTAAGGGTTCACAGTGGCTTCAG GATCATTGGCCTCTTCTGTCATGGATTTCTGGCTGGCTATGCTGTATGGAACATCATTGTTATCTATGCGCTGGCTGGAGAGCAACTGAAAACACTGTCAAACCTGTTACAGCAGTACCACAGCTTAGCATACCCTGCCCAGTCTCTACTGTACTTTCTGCTGGCTATTAGCTCAGTGTCTGCCTTCGACAG GGTGAATCTAGCCAAGGCATCTATGGCTCTGAGAGGGTTCCTCATGCTCGACCCAGCAGCCCTTGCATCATTCA TGTACTTTGCAGCCCTTATTTTGTCTCTGAGTCAGCAGATGACTAGCGACCGCATCAACCAGTACCCCATAGATAATGAGTCACTATG GCCTTCAGGCTTTGAACACCAGATTCTGCAACCCTGGATTGTTGTAAATCTGGTTGTAGCTTTACTGGTTGGCCTGGCCTGGTTTTTCATCTCCACCAGACCTGATATGGACTAcacagaag AATTCTTAATATCAATGGAGTTAGATGACTATCTACAATACAAGGAGAAATCAGAAATTCCCTCCTGA